ACGACACGTGGTCAGCATCAGCCTCGGCTCCAGCAGCGGGGATCACCGGGTCGAGACCGTGCTCCTGGGCCACCCGTTCATAATCGAGCGGATAGGCACCGGCGGCGACTACCGGCTGTTCTGCCAGAAGATACGCGAGCTGGACGGCAAGGTAGATGCCATCGGCATCGGCGGGATCAACCTGGCCCTCGTGGCGGGCCGCCGCAAGTACTACATCCGCGATGCCGTGCGTGCGGTCGCGGGAATGCGCACGCCCGTGGTGGACGGGGGCGGCATCAAGGACAGTTGGGAGCGCCACCTGATCCGGCACATCCTTCCCGAGGAGGCCGGGCTTACGCTGCGGGGCAGGCGCGTGCTTCTGGTGGCATCGGTGGACAGGTACGGCATGGCGGAGGCGCTTGTGGAGGTAGGAGCGGACCTGGTCCTTGGTGATTTGATGTTTGGATTGGGCGTTCCAGTCGGCCTGCGCGGGCTCGTGACCATCAGGGTGCTGGCGGCGGTCCTGCTACCCGTACTTACCCGGGGGCCGTTTACGTGGCTCTACCCGACGGGCAAGAAGCAGGACCAGGTGACACCCAGGTTCGGACGGGCCTACCGGTGGGCCGAGGTCATCGCCGGCGATTCCCATCTCATCCAGCGGTTCATGCCTGACGACCTGACCGGGAAGACGATCATCACAAATACCATCACCGCGGCCGGAGTCGAGGCATTTCGGCGCAGGCGCGCCGCGCTGCTGGTGACCACGACGCCCGAGATGGACGGACGTTCCTTTGCCACCAACGTCCTGGAGGCGATTGTGGTCGCGCTTTCGGGCCTGCGCCCAGAGCGGCTCGGCCCCGCAGACTACCTCGATTGGATCCGGCGTGCAGGGCTCAGGCCCCGCATCGAGCGGCTGACCTGAGGTCGGGGCGGCGAACATGGCCAGCGAAACCCGACGCTTCGCCTTCGTAGTTCACCCCCTGGTGGCGCGGGACTTCGTTCGGAAGTACCCGGTAGCCCGCCTGGTGCCCGATTCGGTGCTGGAGCGGATCGGCGGCTGGATGAAGCCGTTGGTCGCGTCGCACATCACCGGCGTTCGCTCCCCGATCGGTGTCGAGGCAGAGGGATGGTTCATCGGCCTTCCGATGACCTCGTCGCTGATTCTACGCTCGGACCCCGAGGTCGTTTACCGCAAGCTGGTGGCCTGCGGGCACCTGGCCGAGTCGCTGGGTGCGGACATCATGGGCCTGGGAGCATACACCAAGGTCATAGGCGACCGCGGGGTGACGGTGGCCGAGCGGCTCGGGCTGCCGGTGACGACGGGCAACAGCTACACGGCGGCCACCGCGGTGGAGAGCTCGTTGCTGGCCGCGGAGGAGATGGGAAAGGCACCGGGCGGGCTGCACGCCGTGGTGATCGGCGCCACCGGCTCGATCGGCGCGGTGTGCAGTCGGATACTGGCCCGGAACGTGGGCTCCTTGTTGCTGGTGGCCCGCAACACCGACCTGCTCAACGGGCTGGCAGAGCGCATCCGTGCCGAATCCGGGACGGACGTTAGGGTCACCACGGACGTCCATGCCGCGGTGCGGCAGGCCGACCTGCTCCTGGCGGTTTCCGCTTCGCCGGAAGTCCTGATCGAACCCGAGGACCTTCGCTCCGGGGCGGTTGTGTGCGATGTGGCCCGCCCCAGGAACGTCTCGCGGAAGGTCTGCGAGCGGCGCAACGACGTGCTGGTGTTCGACGGCGGCGTGATCAAGGTGCCGGGTGAGCCCGACTTCGGCATTGACTTCGGGTTCCCCCCGGGGCTTGGCGAAGCGTGCATGGCCGAAACGATGGTGCTGGCCCTGGAGGGCCGGCTTGAGGACTACACGCTGGGCCGCGACCTCTCTTGCGAGCAGGTGGATGAGATCGCGGTCATGGCACGCAAGCACGGTTTCTCGATAGCGGGGTTCAGGCGCTTCGAGCGGGCGATCTTGCCGGAGGAGATCGCATCCATCAGGAGTGCGGCGGCCGGGCGCGCTACGCGCGCCACGCGCGCCACGCGCGCTTGACCGGTAGTGCCCCTGGGAGTATGCTTGTGGTTAGTAACCTCCGACCGCCGGGCATCC
This genomic window from bacterium contains:
- a CDS encoding quinate 5-dehydrogenase, producing the protein MKPERHVVSISLGSSSGDHRVETVLLGHPFIIERIGTGGDYRLFCQKIRELDGKVDAIGIGGINLALVAGRRKYYIRDAVRAVAGMRTPVVDGGGIKDSWERHLIRHILPEEAGLTLRGRRVLLVASVDRYGMAEALVEVGADLVLGDLMFGLGVPVGLRGLVTIRVLAAVLLPVLTRGPFTWLYPTGKKQDQVTPRFGRAYRWAEVIAGDSHLIQRFMPDDLTGKTIITNTITAAGVEAFRRRRAALLVTTTPEMDGRSFATNVLEAIVVALSGLRPERLGPADYLDWIRRAGLRPRIERLT
- a CDS encoding shikimate dehydrogenase, which produces MASETRRFAFVVHPLVARDFVRKYPVARLVPDSVLERIGGWMKPLVASHITGVRSPIGVEAEGWFIGLPMTSSLILRSDPEVVYRKLVACGHLAESLGADIMGLGAYTKVIGDRGVTVAERLGLPVTTGNSYTAATAVESSLLAAEEMGKAPGGLHAVVIGATGSIGAVCSRILARNVGSLLLVARNTDLLNGLAERIRAESGTDVRVTTDVHAAVRQADLLLAVSASPEVLIEPEDLRSGAVVCDVARPRNVSRKVCERRNDVLVFDGGVIKVPGEPDFGIDFGFPPGLGEACMAETMVLALEGRLEDYTLGRDLSCEQVDEIAVMARKHGFSIAGFRRFERAILPEEIASIRSAAAGRATRATRATRA